One window from the genome of Elaeis guineensis isolate ETL-2024a chromosome 5, EG11, whole genome shotgun sequence encodes:
- the LOC105044638 gene encoding cell number regulator 8, translated as MANQEEANPLLQPRPDAAPNAGDSSSPATVKRPARWAEIEPPIGRRSVVREPVARNQWSSGLFYCLGRNDEFWSSDLEVCLVGSIAPCVLYGSNVERLGSGRQWFENSCFPYTTLFMLGNSLFGWNYLAPWFSHHSRTAVRRKFNLEGSFESMARTCGCCLRVLEDEEALEQIETACDSLTHYFCHPCSLCQEGRELRRRLPHPGFIGKAIWVMMPPRAQTMGRGA; from the exons ATGGCGAACCAAGAGGAAGCCAATCCCCTCCTCCAGCCCCGCCCCGACGCCGCTCCCAATGCCGGAGACAGTTCCTCGCCGGCCACCGTCAAGAGGCCAGCACGGTGGGCGGAGATTGAGCCCCCCATTGGGCGCCGGAGCGTCGTCCGCGAGCCGGTGGCGCGCAACCAGTGGAGCTCCGGCCTTTTCTACTGCCTCGGCCGCAACGATGAGTTCTGGAGCAGCGATTTGGAAGTTT GTCTTGTTGGAAGCATTGCTCCGTGTGTGCTTTATGGAAGCAATGTGGAACGGCTTGGATCTGGTCGTCAGTGGTTTGAGAATAGCTGCTTCCCTTACACTACTCTCTTTATGCTCGGGAATTCTCTTTTTGGCTGGAACTACCTGGCCCCATGGTTCTCTCATCATAGCCGTACAGCCGTTCGTCGCAAGTTCAATCTTGAA GGTAGCTTTGAGTCGATGGCCAGAACATGTGGGTGCTGCCTTCGTGTCTTAGAAGATGAAGAGGCTCTGGAGCAGATAGAGACAGCCTGCGATTCCTTGACACATTACTTCTGCCACCCGTGCTCCCTCTGCCAGGAAGGTCGAGAGCTGCGCCGCAGGCTGCCTCACCCTGGATTCATTGGGAAAGCTATCTGGGTTATGATGCCTCCCAGGGCTCAGACCATGGGTCGTGGTGCCTAA